The DNA segment aattaccttcctatataaactctcttgtaaacactctcAGGAGACGCTCGGAGAAGTATgtaatatagatatatcatatatagaatcaaagaacagagcacttgctctgtttttcatatatattcttgttttctcattagttttatttctagccaaccaaactctgaggatttttcctcagaggatgagaggctaagctttttgtctcttggagtgaggaaagccgggtaagtttccacatgcataatttggaagttttgttgttttagtttttaatgaagagaaagtgtgacccgttagtgatttctatgtttttagttaacttaaaacgccttagagtcacctgggccaacacttggtaaggcaagtgatttccaaccatggaaatgcactagtttaccccttgcgagcctttgggaggtgacttgaaggtaggattttctagaatagccaacacttggtaagcttttggactccaaggagacatccattagttatctcttgcgagcttttgacgggtaatccaaggttaaagatcatcttgaatggtaagtgctcgtgagaggcatgaaccattgcaagttgcatcagtgagagggatttagtgtttgaacccattaatggaaagcatctgtacaacaccggttggagaaggaactatatgttaattctctaatgcgaggaaaagaaacaagtgaccggaactctcctttttgtatgaggaatctgagcctagtgatctgaactccaagaaacacttttctttgtaagtaaaatcagttgctatttgtggttagtttaaaaccaaaccctttttcattcaagcatctttatgttttcttttaaagctaaccttgaaatgaaaaggcaccaattcagctttgaattgatatcgtttgtgaagtgaaaatccatcccagtgaacgatcctagagccactatactatagtagctttttctttgctaccctagtatatggtgttataggttataaattttgttgatcactccctcaatcaaggagcaccagctggacacgaatcagctgagacaccaattgggcacgaatcaaatggcgccgttgccggggatcaaaccccgaatcaaatggtgtcgttgccactgccgctgctagggacgaatcacatagtccaaatccatgcacccgagcacaattataacatgtttcttccatttcttgaGGTTTGTGCCATTAAGCACAGGAATGTTATTAACATTAGCAGATATAGAAGATGCTGAATTCATAACAATAAAGCTCACAATCAGTCACAaaaatatcatacatatatgaacaaataatatatatatatatatatatatatgcatgtgggCCTATTacaagatacctagcacaaacattaatattcagtatttgaacaaaaatatcaatttgtAATTGGtatcccttttattttttatttatttatttattttttaaattattattattattattattattatttaattaattcataaatattgacaataaaatcGAAGCAATATGCCTGTCTTCAAACTGACATACAACAAGTAAGATAGACTTTATAAGTCACATATTTATgactactttatttattattatattaaaataatcttcctttggactgattattttatacaataataacatgtttacatatttcaaaataaataaattatataatataagttactttggcaataaatatatatatatatatatatatatatatatatatatatatatatatataactcatttatttaaaaaatattaaacataaatgtaacaaaaaaatgataaattcctATATTTAATGTGGTATAGAAAAGAGAATACATAAATTTATCagaatcataattttttatgatacaGAATCATAAATAAACATAAGGATCCTATAGCTCAGTTGGTTGAGCACAAGGTTCTTAACCTTGTGGTCATTGGTTCGAGCCCCATGGTGGATGTTTTTTTATTCCCAAATATTGTATTAACTGGTCCCAAGCATTCCATTAAAAATGGAATGGGTTATTTccttaaaaaaggaaaaaactcaaaatataaaatctatttatttatttaaaactgAAAATGAGGTTACATAAGCGCCAAACGACGCTAAGGGACATCGGTAGCCGCaccatcattgaaacgacacCAGAACGGCATTTCTCCGCTCCCCAAACGATGCCAAGATGGCATCTCAGAGAACGCAAGGCGGAGGACGCCTATAGTGGTGCCCTAAAACAATCATCTCCTTTTGCTAAATGACGCCGAAAAAAGGCGTTGTAGGGAATGCCGAACGTGGACTGCCACAAGACTCTTACAGGGAAGAAAAATGAACAACATGGGGAGacttcaaaaaaagaaaaagtgaaaaaaaaaacttggacaACACAGGAGAAAGTGCTTTACAAAAGAAATTCACATAAATTGTTGTCTTATTCCCAAggttatataataaatatatttaagtcAAAAAAGTAAAATGGGTTATAGTTCCAAGAATATGCAATGAACCTATTCCATAGCCATAGTCTCTACACACTTTTCAACTATTATTAAATCATATCCTCAAAAGTGGTGCCTATCTATTCAAGAGCCATGTGCTCAAACACAGTTAGAGAACCATGCAATCGACACTATAAGCACCGCCAAGGTTTGCTGGTGCAATCGCTggttgtttatatatatatatatatatatatatatatatattcagaaAATGAACccaaaaattcccatattctGTCAAGTGATTTCTTGCCCTAATATGCCATATGGGAGAAAAATCATGTATCTTTGAATCACCAGGCATTTCTTAATGATTCAACATgtgtggctctgataccaatcgTGATATTCTCCATGATCACCCAAAAacagaaatatatatatatatatatcaaacatagaaaaaaaacatGCCTTTTTTGTCCATGGATTGGGAACAAACCTGAGTCCATTTTGTGTTGAATGAGGTATGGATTTTTTAAGATTGTAGAGAGGAAACCACATTTCTTATGATCTCTTTGGCGATGAGAAATGGGAGAAACTGCATTctttctgttttaaaaaactgtcTCAAATTATGAACAGACACCAATCTCATATATTCTctatgccttagggaccattTCCTTTAAATATTGGGTCATATgtgtcttaggcccatcatctgaGACACATATGGAATCGGACTCTACACATGAGGTGACCCATACTTTAgaacaaatagaaaataaatatgtgaatGCGAATAACTTAATCATAAACTATGTTCCATATGTGTGTCCATAGTTATTTTAACATATCATACTTATTACTTGAATCCTTCGTTTGCAAGAATTCCTGAAGGAAATTGGTACTGTTATTTCTGCATTGCTGGTACCAGTAGGGTTAATGTCTTTAGACATACTCATATCATCGCGCAACGCCTAGGTAAAAATTGTGAAGGAGACATTTCTCATGCTTATCTAGAATCATTTGCACACCTAGCTGCTGCAATGGAAGGTAGCGAGTCGCGGGGAGCAAGAACCTAGAGTATACTGGAAAGTCTATGTTTTCTTCAAGCCACTCTCAACAAAACCAACAGAATAATCCCACTTGCGTCCCTAGCCTACATGCATGATTGCAATTTACATGACCACCTTTCATACCCCTCAATACCGTTTCTCTCACTACCCAACCTTCGTCCTTCCCATACCCATCACATACCTACACCTCCACCTATATTTTCAATCTCTTTTCCATTCAAACCCATTTTCTTAATCCCTTGCGCGTAACCACCTTCAATGGTCCCTACACGACTATTTACTTATACCCCGCCTTCTACCCGATCTCCATGTCACTTTTTCTATTACCTTATTTGCATGGCGCACATGCCATTTTCCAGCATGGACCGAAATGAATGAATACATCTGGAAGCCTCGCTGTTGTGTCATTTTCTCCTCCACATCCCCATTACTTCGTTATTCTTCGGACACCACCATGAAACCTACTGCCACAAAGCATTGGATAGCTTTGTCTACGGAGTCCTTTGTTGCGTGTAAGCTAAAATGGTAATGATGAGCAATGAAGTTGCAGTgtagtttgaaattttaaaggaaattcCAGAGTCAACTTTCTACTTCAGCCAATAGCAAGGTTCAATAAACACTCTTCATCCTGGTGATGTTTGTTCTGGGTAAGTTGTAGATTGTGCCCTAAGCTGAGAATATGTACTGCCAATCCGAGAATGAATAGCCCAGTATGGCTCAAGCCTTCAAGATCATTCAACACTATTTCTGCCATTTCCATATGCAAAGTATTTGTGGCTCTGTGTCTTCCATTTTTCATATGACGGGCCTAGGTTTGAGTTTGAAGACTAAATGGCCTTCCTACGCCATGCTGTTGTTTGGGTTTTATATGACCCAGAATATCGGAGTCATTGACGTGACCAATGTCATGAGGACAGTGCCACAGATAACCAACTTGCCATTCTTTTGACTGTTTCTATTGCTAGCAGTTATACTTCGTCGCGGAATCCATTTCACCCAATGCATAAACACCATAAGAATGTGTACGCCTTAGTTGTTTACGTGCCTTACATCAGCTTGCAACCCACtatttagagaataaaaaaaaaaatctaagctTGGGTTCACTGTCTATCGATCACCATAGGTTTCAACCTCTGTGGTGAAGCCCCACAACAGTGTTCTCTACACACTCTCTATGGGCAACACACTTTATTGCTCCAGATCCAATTCGTAGGACAGAGAAGTTCTTTGCTGCTACAGTTGCTGGGAAACGGATCCTTAAGATAGATTATTTAACTGCTAGCAGTCAAACAGGGAAATTCTTGATAAAGGAGCCTTGCGAATGGCACAAAAATGGCTTTAGTGAAGATGATACATTGCCCAACAACTCCCATGGATCATATTTGTAGATATCTATATGCTTAATCAGCTCAACGGGTAGAGACCTCTGCTGAATCTTCCTCTTTAGGTAGAACCTCACAAGCTCCTCATCTGTAGGATGAAACCTGAAGCCATGCAATATGACATCATCCATTTTATCAGCATTATTCATCTCATCCATCATCCATCTTCTTCCCTGATTTCCTCAAACCCGGATAGGAATCAGAATCAATGAACTCTCTAAGCTGATATGGTACTTGAGCCGGGTTTTATGGTGGCTGTAAGGGGGAGTGTTTATTAGCAAAGATCACGATGACTTGGTGATGGGAACAACTGAAGGAAAGCTCTGCGAAGAACAACTAGCTATAAGGGAGTGCAATTTTTAATGGAGTTCATTGTTACCTGCTTCTCCTCATTCTCATTTGGCTTCCATTTGGGCGCCCAAGCAATGAGGACCTGCGAAGTATAGTGAAAATGTGGTATCCAGAATGGAAGCCTCTTACCAGAAAACTCATAGAAACCTTTGAGGAGGTTCACTATGTCTTCCTGTACCGACTTGGGGAATTTCAGTCGAGAAATCATCCATCCTTCAGTTCTTTCAATTGGTTCTCATTGAGGCTGTAGATATTTTTGTTGCTCCCTCTGTTTCAGCTGAAAACCAGCTAACTGTAATGCGAGAACTCGCTATGATATGGGCTCTACCAGACTCAATTGCAGAGGAGGCCAAAGACAATGTAAATTCAATAGCCTAGAATGTGCCCTCAAAGGTGGCGCGCAGCTTGACGTTGCAGGTTGAGGGCCCTGTGATTCTCAGAGAGAGCTTGCATTTTGACTACATTGAACCTCATCCAAAGGTTGTGTTCTCTCTTGGCAGCAACAAGGGCAACAATGGTTCATAGTGTAAGCAATCAACTGACAGTTACCTCCATGGTATTGGTTTTGATTTCTACAGCGGGGCTTCTGAGGAAACCATCTCCATTTTTGTTGCAAACAGTTGTTAGATTTGAAAAATATCTTGGTGTTTACTGGTAGTGGGTGCATCTCCTATGAGTGTGAGATTCACAAGAACAGTTGGTAAGAAGAAAATAGATTTACCAAAAGTACCAATCCCAATGCTATCCCATGTGCTTAGCTGAGACCATGAAAGACAAAATCCAAGTGAGATAGAGCTAGAAATTGCAGATTCAATGATGTAGTTCAGTGACCAGCTCAAGACCCCAAACTTAGGATCCCACTGTTGCATATCTCCAATTTGCATGGCCATCTTTAGGCCATGTGtcatcttccatttccttattCCTtgattttggaaataatttccCCAAGCcccattttttgtaaatattttttcaaattctggttttcaaataattccaaCTCTCCTATATTTCACCCTTAGAGTTTTTAGTtcttaaaaatctcaattttcaataaaattttgttgccATCTTTCTTTTGGCAAACAATTTTCATACCTCCtctatttataaaatgttttaaaataagcaaaaattaaatttcataattccaagcaatgaaatttataaaattgattcatgcaaaaataaattgggctttggtaggGGCCCAACATCGGTGGAtgtttcttctaaaaataaatttgattgaattgTGATATCTGATGATTTCTCACTTTGTTTAGTGGCATGTGTGACATGCTTTGTGTCcattattgtgcactaaccccatttcaTGATAGTGTATTAGTGCTTGTTGCTAAGGTACGCACACATACTCACTTTGACCGTTCTCTATGCATTGTCTTGACTCTCATGCATGCGATCTTTTTGGTATCTCTTGATTTACTAATCAATTGTCAtgtttgcttcattttattagtagagacctgtttGTAGGGGCTTAAAAgagtgctacggtctttaccgtaccttcccaataagtaacttgacccccgagcCTTGATTTAGTTTTTCACATATCAcatttccaaataaggagtcacacttagggttttctttcttattttgtttacccttttaaaataaaacaaaaataagttgcgactccaagtcattttttaataaataaatcattttcaaataaaaaacaaacccGCCATTGAGTGAAAACGCATGAGTAAAAATACGGGGTTCACATGacgatttctaaattttgtgTGGGTAAAAAATGGGGATGTCTAAATAACATGAAAGAGTACtaggaattatttttatcttcattttcctccatttcttgataactaaataaaaagttttCATTGAATGATGCGAAACACAACATAAAGAAATAGTTTTTTACTCCCTTTTTGCTCTCATTTTCTCCATGATAGggctaatattatttttttttcatccatatATATTTACTTAAATTACATCAcaattctctcttctttttatgagatttttataacacaatatttgaaagttcaaaaataataattaaaacttAAGACTTTGGGAACTGTgtccaaaatcaaaatttaaaaatatttttttaaataatttttgaaaattattctctagTATCTTGTTAAACAAAAACTTATTTAGgaattccaaatatttttaatatattttctatatatttaaatatattttaaaaataactttcattagtagtacttcatttatttataataattttttatatttatgtaattattattttaaaaaagacaCATTTTGCCAATTTTGGTGaaactgaagaaaaaaatttgaagttaaaaTTCATGCATTGTTAATTATTATCCCAGTGAAGTCCAGATAGACATGTGAGTATCATTGTACCATTCTTAGCTTTTTAAATCAACTCATGTTTCACAAACAACTTTTAAGTTGTTGCAAATGAAAGAAGTCAACATTGGTTTCAAATCAACTTCAGTGACGTTTTAATGATAACATAATTGATATACTAAATCAATAGTCCAAACAACAAATATATTatacacaaaatatttttattcaattatatgTTATATCAAATTTACaccaacaaaatttataatattttttaatattttttaaataaaaaaagttatctATTTATAATTCACTAATAGAAGCATTCATCAAATCGTTAGTGACgtcataatatatattttatatttattaaaatttaaaatatttataagaaattttaaatatataagaaattaaaaattaataatatttatttttcttttcatctttaatattatcaagttaacatataatattttaaaattttgttaaataaaatatatataatgtgaaGATATTTATTgaaagttatttaatttatatatatatattaaaagttatttatggttgtaaaaaatattacattatcttattattataaaaattttgaaaatattattactaTATAATTTGTTGTTGTGTGAAGATAGGCAAAAAAGCTGGAGTAGCAGTAGTGTAGTGTTGTCCTTGCCTCACTGGAGGTCGGTTTCTGATTCCTCCTCCCACGAATCCCACGTGTAAAGGGAATAAAATAGCTTTATAAACAACGGGTCCAAATCGGCGGCCCGGTCAGTACAACAACTGTACGATGGCACTCTCGGCCCTGTGCTGCATCTGCCcgttcatgtttttaatattaggACCCACTCTTATACACAGAACGCAACGTTTCTCTTTCAATGGCGTGGTTTTGGAATATTACGTGCCTTGGCTATATAAAGAGGTCGAGGTTCAGGGTTGGAATATGTAAAAATCAGCGGTAAGAGATCGGTGTGAGATACATGGATTTGGCAAACGGTGAGATATCAGCTGAGCTGCTTCATGCTCAAGCTCATGTCTGGAACCATATATTCAACTTCATCAACTCTATGTCACTAAAATGTGCTATTCAACTAGGCATCCCAGacatcatccacaaccatgGCAAGCCCATGACTTTTCCTGAGCTGGTTGCTAAGCTCCCAGTCCACCCCAAAAGGAGTCAGTGCGTGTACCGTCTCATGCGCATTCTTGTTCATTCTGGCTTCCTTGCTGCGCAAAGAGTCCAACAAGGTGAGCAAGAAGAGGGGTATGTGCTTACAGATGCCTCTAGGCTCCTTCTAATGGATGACTCCTTGAGCATAAGGCCCTTCTTGCTTGCCATGCTCGACCCAGTTTTAACTAAACCATGGCATTATCTGAGTGCTTGGTTTCAAAATGATGATCCCACTCCGTTCCACACTGCTCATGAGCAGCCATTTTGGGATTATGCCGGCCATGAACCTCAGCTCAACAATTTCTTCAATGAAGCCATGGCTAGCGATTCTCGCTTAGTCATCAGCGTGCTGCTTAAGGAGGGCAAGGGATTATTTGAGGGGTTGAACTCATTGGTTGATGTAGGGGGTGGCACCGGAAAAGTGGCCAAGGCCATTGCTAACGCTTTCCCACATTTGAACTGCACCGTGTTAGATCTCCCCCACGTGGTTGCTGGCTTGCAAGAGAGCAAGAACTTGAACTACTTTGCAGGTGATATGTTTGAGGCAATTCCTCCTGCAGATGCAATTTTACTCAAGGTATACCCCAATTTTCTCTTGTCAGTTACATAACGTTGTCTGGATcacaaagaataagaaagatttttttaaaatgttaaaaaaaaatcattctacGTTGTCAGTCAGTCCGGGTTCAAATATGCTACAAGTTATATTTTATAGGGGTTCGGCTGGAAAGGCTAACTGAAATAAGGTCACACCAATCACAAAATACTAGGTGTCGTATTCATCATGTGGCTCTTTCATAGTTAGTTTTTATCCATGGACATGAATTGAATTGGATTTCTGGTGAAGCTTTCTCCATCCGAACCtaattaaaatgtatttaagcGGATAAAACTCCTAGGAAATGATATATATACTTCCATGTCTAACTGGAATTCAAATGACTAGTGGATACTGCACGACTGGAGCGATGAAGAATGCGTGAAGATACTAAAGCGATGCAGGGAAGCGATTCCGAGCAAGGAAAACGGAGGAAAGGTGATTATCATAGACATGATCATGATGAAGAATCAAGGAGACTACAAGTCCGTAGAAACACAGCTGTACTTTGATATGGTGATGATGATTTTGGTCACGGGTAGAGAGAGGGATGAGAACGAATGGGAGAAGCTTTTCTTGGATGCTGGTTTCAGTCACTACAAGATAACTCCCATTTTGGGTTTGAGGTCCCTCATTGAGGTTTATCCTTGATGCTCTATTTGTTTGTAGTATGGCACATTTATGCGTAGTTAATTCACAAAGTCTGCTATAATTAAGATGGTTCTTGTTCTGTTTGATTGGGCAGAAGTACTGTTCATCTTTCTTCATATAATCTGTGTTTGTTTTGGAGTAATGAATTATTGTTTTCTGTAATACTAAATTctataagtttaaaattttagaaaaattggttgTTTAATATGGTATTATATCCTCTTTGAGAGATCCTTTATGTTTTTTCCTCaatttatcaaagaaaaaaaaaaggaaaaaaatttacctTTCCACTTTATTAAACCCATGTGTAAGTTCAAAGAAAGTTGACTCATGAAATGATAGTAGATTGAAATActtaaggttatgtttagttctctaaaaatgtgaggaaaaatataatgaaaataaaatagaaagaaaaagtggaaggaaaaaaaataaaaatagatttaaaaattttaaattattttatatgttattttaaatttatttaatttatttttctacttctgaataaagattaaataatttaaaaatatgtaaaattttaattaattttaattatatttatttattttttctatatggagaccaaatatgaaaaaaattaaaattatttttcttaatattttttttggtctCCATACTTTTTGTATGtttaagtcaattttttttttagtgatatAAAAAAGATTTGTTAAACATTattaagagagagaaaaggttaTCTCACCAAAATAAACTCTGTGGTGAGATAATAGTGTTATCTCACCAAAACATTATTAAGCAAAAGAATTATCATTAATAGGAAGAATATCGATTCATAAAATAAACTctaaataaatatcaagaaaggttatctcaccaaaataaaaagtagGTAACATCTTTAACATGTCTAGATTAACATCCAATAGgccaaattaatcaattatattccgattaatatcaaatttattcacAAGTGGGTTACTTTACTAAAAAATCAGCAAATGATTAAAACAGAAAACtctacaaaataaatctaaaaatctaGAAGTTAAGTTTTATCATGAAATTTTCAGAGAACATCTCCTATATGTCTAGTTTATCATCTAAGTGACCAAATCAATTAACTAGCCCTCATTTAGTACTAGATttcataatgatgataataagtCCAGAACATGGCATATTTTTAAGGTattcaacaattgatttttcTAATTAACTTAAAGATGtactaaaatcataaaaaaaattcatacactagcttaatattttattttatatgaaagatAATTACAGGAAAATGTCACAttcataacatatttaaaaataaataaacatctcTTAGCTCCAAAAGAGCACTTGTGCAGCGGatgtaagaagaaaaaaaaatatctctcattttagaaatcatttattaatattttatgtatcacaaattaaatttaagaagcatatatatatattaagagaaaaatattcaaagaagTTAAAGTGATcgtttattaatttaattttgcaaaacaAAACTGAGTGtaaaaaacagagtgaaaactGAACCTtctaaaatattgatttatatcttctaattgaaaaatcatatttgatccAAGTAAGATTCTAAAATCAAGTTCAAGGAGTCTAGAATGTCATAGAATagttagaaaaaatttaaagattgtCTATTGTCATATTCAAATTTATGAATGCAGAAGTACAGTGAACTATCCACAATTTCAATGAAAaactatgttttgaaaaaaaactttGCATGTAGGGATCTACTAAGTCCCATTTTAATTTCCACGAATTTATTCATAAAGACTCCATTGATTGGagttatgaaatttaattcatgtatattcaaaaccaaaattcattttaaaaccttttttcaaatatttggttgcatgaattttggaaaattgaccTTTCTTTACCTAATTGATctaagattaattttaaaatgaagttAGAAGATTAATTTGGCTATATAGGAAaagttgaaaacaattttaaaaaatattaaaacacatAGAATCTCAAACACAAACTATTAAGAAAAAGTGTAAGTGTGTATATGTAAATTATCTAGTGTGCCAAGGTGAAACTCAAGTGTCCTAAATATTAACCTAAGGTCCAGCTacatttaaaactaattatgtCTTAATTTGGGTCTTAAATTATGATACAAAAGTGTCCTAAGTGTGTCTAATCAAGCCTAAACAAGTAATCATTAATTGGTGTCAAACGTATGTGAATTGTGATAGGTAAGCCGAAAACTTGCATtagtcaaaaatgaaaaatcaaggaGGCATGAAACCCAATTAATGCATTTATTCAAAGCCCATTGTCATGTAGTTTTCCAATGGCTTATTCAAATAAAAGAGTTTGAAGAAAAGTTAACTCAATCTCAattataatttatcaaacaatcaacaTTCAATCAAACAAATTTCTAAATGTCAAATCTAACAACACTCATGTGTGGCCCGATTTATCCACACCCAACCTATTCTAATGTattcaaaagaaacaaataaagaagaagatatgGACAAATTAAATCAGAATTAGGACAATTAGATAATTCATCTCAAGGTgtccaaaattcaattaatgcCTTGATGTTCTCCAAGTTGTGTTTGACTTATCTCTGCTATGCAACTAGTAAAGTCTTCATTTCTATTGAATTTCTAGCCATCGAAATCCCCTATATGTAGCCACTTAAACTTCGGCCACTAATCATACATTATAGCATTAATTCATCGCATGCATTGTGGTCACTTTAAGCCATTAAATTTTCCATGATTCAGCTGCGCAAAGCTCCATTAACGGCTGCATATTCAGCCATTAAAATCAGCCTTAAATCTCCATGTCCAACCTTAAATTTTAGCCAATTACATAGCAAACCTCTACTTGAATTTCAACCgtgattttcattaaaaattcaGCAAATAATCATTTGAATTTCGGTCATGATCTTCATTAAAATTTCAGTAACTATCCACTTGAATTTCCATAATATCCAACCACCATATTCAACAAATGTAGCCATTAAAATCGATCATGCAGTATATCCACATCCAAACCATAGAAACAATACCCAAAAATGgcgaaagaaaatgaagaactaCATGATAATG comes from the Vitis vinifera cultivar Pinot Noir 40024 chromosome 12, ASM3070453v1 genome and includes:
- the LOC100248917 gene encoding trans-resveratrol di-O-methyltransferase, with protein sequence MDLANGEISAELLHAQAHVWNHIFNFINSMSLKCAIQLGIPDIIHNHGKPMTFPELVAKLPVHPKRSQCVYRLMRILVHSGFLAAQRVQQGEQEEGYVLTDASRLLLMDDSLSIRPFLLAMLDPVLTKPWHYLSAWFQNDDPTPFHTAHEQPFWDYAGHEPQLNNFFNEAMASDSRLVISVLLKEGKGLFEGLNSLVDVGGGTGKVAKAIANAFPHLNCTVLDLPHVVAGLQESKNLNYFAGDMFEAIPPADAILLKWILHDWSDEECVKILKRCREAIPSKENGGKVIIIDMIMMKNQGDYKSVETQLYFDMVMMILVTGRERDENEWEKLFLDAGFSHYKITPILGLRSLIEVYP